The genomic stretch TCCTTTAAAATAAATTCATAATCTTGAACATCTATTCCCTTTGGAGCTTTTTGTAAAAACTTTTTAACAGCTGATGCAACACAGCTTTTTTTAGTATCACATAAAGCAATAGCTTCATCTAGTTTTTTACTAGCTACTAACGAAAGTATCTCATCTTTAAAATTGTTTCCTACATTTTTCTCATTCACAGCAAAAAATACAATTCTTTCTAATACAACAGCAAAAGCTCCTATGGAAATAATAACTAAAACCCATAGTATTGGTCCTCCAACTTCTAAATAATGTAACATAAAATCCTCCTAAAAATTTTATTATAAATACTTTTACAATATATTATTTTATAAGTCAAGATATTTTTTATAAGAAATATTTTTTTATAAAATTTTAAAAATATGTGTTAAAATATATTACATTGATTTTATAAAATTAAGGGAGAGAAAGCAATGAAATTTTTAAAATTATTCTCAATTTTTATATTAACTTGCCTATTATTTGCTTGTGGAGAAGATAAAATAGAAGAAAGTGAAAAAGTTGAGCAAATTTTTTATACTGTTATGCCAAAACAAGAATATCAATTAAATCCTCAATCTTATTCTGGAAACGAGAGAGCATTATTAACTCAACTTTTTGAAGGATTAACTGAGCTTAAAACAGAAGGAGTTAGACTTGTAAGTGTAGTAAATATAGAGCACTCTGACGACTATAAAGAATGGACTTTTACTTTAAGAGATGATTTAAAATGGTCTGATGGAGAAAAAATAAATGCTGCTACTTATTTAGATAGCTGGTTAGATAGCTTGGAAAATTCAAAATCTGATGAAATTTACAGAATGTTTGTAATAAAAGGTGCTGAAGATTATTATAATAAAAAGGTTGATAGAGCTTCTGTTGGACTTAAAGTTCAAGATAATAAACTTATAGTTAGTTTAAATACTCCTATTAAAAATTTTGATGAATGGGTAAGTAATCTAATTTTTTATCCAATTAGAAAAGAGAATAGAGATTTGAATCTTGATAAGAAAATTGTTAATGGAGCTTTTAAAGTTTCTAGTTTTACAGATGATGAAATTATTTTAGAGAGAAATGAAAACTATTGGGATAACATTAATACCAAGTTAAAAGAAATTAAAATTTCACTTGTAGAAGATGGAATAATGGCTTATGAAATGTTTTCTCGTAATGAGATAGACTTTTTTGGTGAACCTTTTTATTCTATGCCTTTTGATAGATTAAACCAAGTAAATACTTTACCTGAAAAATTAGTATTTCCTACAAGTAGATATTGGTATATTTCTATACCTAATGAAAATAAAGAAAAATTTTTTGAGAATCTTGAAATTAGAAAACTTATGTATGCTGTGAGTGATCCAGAATTTATGGGAAAGGTTATTTTAGAAAATAACTCTCCTGCTATTTTTAACCATCCTCATCCAAGTTCTGATGCATTGAATAAAGCTAAGGAAGATTTTGAAAAAATAAAAGAAAACTCTAATTTTAATTTTTCAGAAACTCCTTATATTGCTTATTTTGAGAACAATAAATTATTAGACAAAAAATTACTTTTATCAACTGTAAAAGAATGGATAGGACAATTTAAAATTCCTATAAGAGTTACTTCTAATTCTGATTCAGGAATAACTTTTAAAATAGAAAAATATTTAGTGGGAACAAATAATATGAATGATTTATATTATTATATCAATTATAAGTATGGTACTAATATAAAATCTGATGAAGAATTTTTAAATAACTTACCTGTTATTCCGCTTTTACAAGAATATGATACTGTTTTATCTCATTCAAGTGTAAGAGGAATTAATGTAAGCCCAAGTGGAGATATCTATTTAAAATATATAAATATGCAATAATAAAAAAAGGGCTGTTACATAATTTTTTAGTAACAGCTTTTATATTATTTAAATTTAGGCATTCAATAAGCCGAGTTTTGTATTTGTTAATCATTTTTCTCGAATTATAATCACTTATAATCTCTAGCGACTTACCCTGAAAGAGAGCGAGCAACTCCTTAATCTTTCCTATTTAGTCTTGCTCCAAAGGGGGTTTACCAAGCTTTTTTAGTTTCCTAAAAAACTGGTGGTCTCTTACACCACCTTTTCACCCTTACCTAAATGGCGGTCTATTTTCTGTGGCACTTTCCTTAAAATTACTTTTAGTAGCCGTTAGCTACCCTTTTGCTCTATGGAGCTCGGACTTTCCTCTGTCTAAGACAGCGATTAACTCGAATACCTAAACTATTTACTTCTACTCATCATCTTCTTGATCACTTTTATCTTTGTAATCAGTATACATTTTATAAATTATAAACAAAATTATTAGAGCAAAAGCTCCAATCATAATTGGAACACTATTATTTTCTTGTTCCTTTGTCATTGTCATCTGATTTAAGGCTTCAATATTAACCTCTTGTAAAACAGAACCTGCACCATCAAGTACAGTCAAAATATATTTTCCATATTCTTTTCTTTCTAATAACTCACCTGAATCATTTAGAGTTGTATTTATATCATCTTGATAATCATCAACATCTATATCTTTACTGAAAGAAAGTTCAACTTTATATGTTTCTTTTTCTCCCTTTTTAAGATTTAATATCATAGCTCTTTCTGGGTCTGAAATAGCAAATCCTTCATCTTGTGCCAATGTATTTACAAATATTGTCAAACCTTTTTCATTTTGTATTTCTTCAATTTTTTCTTTTATTTCAGTTTCTTCTTCATCTTTTAAAATATTAAGGTTATCATTTACATTAGCAAAGCTAAAAATTGAAGATAACAAAAATAAAAACATAATTATTATTTTTTTCATAATTTCTCCATATCATTAGTAAAACTTAAACACTGGTTCCATATTAAAAACTAAAAATTCTAAGTTATTTTCTTTGAATTCTTCTATTAAAATTTCATAGAAAAAATGCTCACTTTCATAATGTCCAAAGTCAATTACATTTAAACCACTTTCCAAAGCATCAAGAGCATCATGATAACCTACATCATCTGTTATAAATAAATCAACCTTTTCTTTTTTAGCTTTTCTCCAATAACTCATAGCAGAACCATTTATAAGAGCTACTTTCTTAATTTTTTTATCTAAATCATTACTTATAACTCTTAGATTTAAAATTTTCAATTTTAGTTTAAGTTCTTCTATAAAATTTTTTAAATTTCTTTCTTCATCTAATTTAAAAATTCTTCCTATACCACAATTTTTTTCTTCATCAAAATCTAATATCTTGTACTCTGAAATACCAATTTTCTTCAAAACATAATCATTTAGTCCCTCAATACTTGAATCTAAATTTGTATGTATTGAGTAAACATTGATATCATTTTTTATTAGATCTCTAATTTTTTTTCCTAAAATATTTTGCTCAGTTATGTCTTTAATAGATTTAAAAATAATAGGATGATGAGTAATTAACATGTCTACTTTTTCAGAAATTGCATGTTCAATGCTTTCCAATGTTGCATCCAATGAAAACTGAATTTTTTTAACTTCCTTATCATAATCTCCTATTAGAAGTCCAACATTATCCCATTCTTCTGCATTTATTTTAGGAAATTTCTTTTCTAAAATATTTATAATATCTCTGGCTTTCATAACTCAACCTTTTCATCAACATTTGATAGTTTAAACATTGCTCCCTTTAAAATTTTATCTAAACTATCATCTTCTATTTTAGTAATTTCAGAAATTTCAGAGAAAGTTTTTTTCTTATGTCCATCAAGACAATAGTACAATACTAAAACTTCAATTTCTCTTTCACTCAATCTATATTTTAAGTTTAAATAATCAAATAAAGTTTCAGCTCTTTTCTCTAAATATTTCATTTCCTCAATATGTTTTTCTTTATTTTCTTTTTCAAGATTTTTAAGTTCTTCTTCCTTATTTCTATCTTTCAAAGAAACTTTTAAATGGCTATCCTTATGAATTTCATTTTCAGCATAATCTTTAAAAGCTGACTTTCTATAGTTAGCGTAATTATTTATATAATTAAACATCTCTCTTGCTATATAGTAATCCTTATATAATTTGAAGTCTTTATCATCTTCAAAAAGCTCGTGTGCCTTAATCAGTCCAATAATACCTTCTTGTGTTAAGTCTTCATAAGATATTCCATCTCTTAACATATAAAGAGCCATTTCATAAACTTTTTTTAAGTTTTTTTCAACTCTTGTTCCACAACAATCTGGAACTCCACATTCAACTTCACACTTACAAATATCATCTTTCAAACTTTCAAGAGTTTCAGCTATAAGAAAATCAATATACTCATAATCTATTTCTTCATCAGTTAACTTTCTATCTTCAGGAAGTGCTTCTAACTCTAATTTTTCTGATATTTCAATTACAAGTTTTTTAAATTCATCATCATTTATATCATTTTTTAGTAAATATTTTTCAAGACTTAAAAGCTTCAAAACATTACCTCCTAACTAATCTACTTTAAAATCTTCAAGTTTTTTCTTTCTACTAGGGTGTCTTAATTTTCTAAGTGCTTTAACTTCAATTTGTCTTATTCTTTCTCTAGTAACATTGAATATTTTTCCAACTTCTTCCAATGTTTTTGGAGAACTGTCATCAAGTCCATATCTGTATCTCAATACTTTTTCCTCTCTTGGACTCAATGTTTTTAAGACTGCATCTAATTCTTCTCTTAAAATCGCTCTATTTGTAGCTTCATAAGGACTTGTTGTCTTTTGATCTTCAACAAAATCCCCTAATTCACTATCCTCTTCACTTCCAACAGGAGTTTCAAGAGATATTGGTTCTTGATTCATTTCTTGAATTGCCTTTATCTTATCTACTTCCATTCCAAGTCTTTCTGCTAAAATTTCAGGAGAAGCATCTTTTCCTGTTTCTTGTAGATATATTCTTGATTCTTTTTTAATTTTATTTATTGTTTCTATCATATGAACAGGTATTCTTATTGTTCTTCCTTGGTCAGCTATTGCTCTTGTTATTGCTTGTCTTATCCACCAAGTTGCATAAGTTGAAAATTTATATCCTTTTGTATATTCAAATTTTTCAACAGCTTTCATAAGCCCTATATTTCCTTCTTGTATTAAATCAAGAAGTTTTAAACCTCTATTTGTATGCTTTTTAGCAATACTCACAACAAGTCTTAAGTTTGACTCTATAAGCTTCTTACTGGCTTCTTCATCACCTTCATAAGCTTTTTTAGCATATTCTATTTCTTCATCATGAGTTAATAAAGGAACTTGTCCTATTTCTCTTAGATACATTTTTATAGGTTCATCTACTTTTGCATTATTACCTAAGTTTAATAATTTTTCATTACTTAACTCATCTTCACTTACATCTTCTATATATTCAGGATTAAACTCATCATCAAAGTCTGTAAAACTTTCTTCAGTATCTTCACTTTCATCATCTGTATCATCAAGTTTATCATCTATATCATCTTCTAGTAACTCATCCTGTTCTTCACTATCTGTGTATTCTTCTTCTAAAATTTCTTTTTCTTCATCATCTTCATCTTCAAATTCATCTTCATCTGTATCATCTTTCTTTTTATTAACTATTTTAATGCCATGTTCAATCATACCGTTAATAAGTTGTTCTATTTCTTTTGTTGAGACATCATCACCTAAGCTCTCATTAATTTCTTCATAGCTTATACTTTTTCTTTCACCAGCTTTTCTTAATAGCTCCATAACTTCTTCATTTTTTATTAATTTTTTTAATATATCTTCCACTATAATCCTCCTCAATACTTATAATAGGGTTAAAAAAGATACTTAAATGAATTATAAACTTCTATAAATTCTTCAACACTTTTAGTTTTTTCTATTTCTTTTTTTAATTTTCCAAATTCAAACTTCTTAACAATATCATCTTTTGTTTTATCTCTTAACTTCAATTTTTCTCTAAGATAACTCTTAAATAGCTCAATATTCTCCCTTTCTTCCTCAATTTTATCTGGGCTTAAAGCATAATCCATTATTATTCTTGCCAACTCATTACTTTTATCATATTCAGAAAAATCTTTACTTTCCTCAACATAGTTTTTAAACTCTTTCATTATTGTATTACTATCAGAAAATAAATTTTCCTTTATTTTTTCATTAAAAAATTTAAAAATTTTTTTAGCAATATCACTTTCTAAGTTTTCATTTATAAAGAAATTTTCATAATAATTTGGCTTTCTAAGTAACATTTTTATTATTGCCATCTCTAAATTATTGGCTTGTTTAAATTCTTTTTTCTCTATTTTTTCTTGAGCTTCATCAATATAATCTTTTCTAATAAAATGTTTTTTATTTTGCTCAACAAGTGTCTTTCTTAAAACATCTATACTAATATCTGTTTTTTCTGAAAGTTTTTTGAGATACATCTCTTTTTCTAAATCATTTTCAATATTTATAAAAAATTCTTTAAATCTTTCTATAAAATTTTGTTTTGCTATAATATTATTTAAATCATACTCACTTGAATATAAGTTATATAAGAAATCAAAAATCTCTAATGAGTTCTCAACTACTTTTAAAAAAGCTTCTCTTCCATTTTTCTTTAAAAATTCATCAGGATCTTTACTTTCTTCAAATTGTAAAACTCTTATATTAAATCCTTGAGCTTTTAATATAAAACTTGCTCTTTCAGTTGCAGATATTCCAGCCTTATCCATATCAAAAGATAGTAAAATATTGGATGAATATCTTTTTATAAGTTGGGCTTGCTCTTCTGTTAAGGCAGTTCCTAATGGTGCTATACTTGTATCAAAACCAAAAATATTAGCAGAAAGAACATCCATATAACCTTCCATTAAAATAGAATAGTTCTTATTTTTTATATTTATAGCTCTTTCAATCCCATAGATATTTTTCCCCTTTTTAAAAATTGGAGTATCTGGTGAATTTATATATTTTGGTATTGAGTCATCTTTTTCTAAACTTCTTCCTCCAAAAGCAATTATTCTACCACTTGGTGAAAAAATTGGAAATATTACTCTATTTCTAAAAGCATCATATATTCTTCCTTCTTCACTCTTCTTTACAAGTCCCAAAGCCAATAAATCTTCATCACTATAGCCTTTACTGTTTAAAAGCTCATAAAGTTCTGACCACTTTGGAGAAGCATACCCAAGTTGATGTTCTTTAATTAAATCTGTATCTAAGCCTCTATTTGAAAGATATTCCAAAGCTCCTCTTGAATCTTGTGAGAACATTTTATCCATAAAAAAATTATGAGTTTCCTCCATTATATTATAAAATTTTTCATAATTTTCATTTGGATTAGTGTTATTATATTCCTTTATATTAATTCTATATTTTTTTGCTAACTCTCTAATTGCTTCTGTATAAGAAATATTTTTAATTTTTGAATAAAAGTTTATTGAATTCCCACCTGAACCACAAACAAAGCATTTACAAATCTTTTTTTCGGGAGTAACTGAAAAAGAAGGATTAGTATCCGCATGAAATGGGCATAATCCTTTATAACTTGAACCTACTTTTTTTAATTCTATAAATTCTCCAACTACTTCTTCTATTCTTAAATTATCTAGTAACTTATCAATATCTTCCTGTTTAAAGTACATAAATACCCCCTAAAATAAGAGTACAAAAGGGACTGTTTAAACAGCCCCCTTAGTTTTAGAATAATTTTGACATATATTCTGCAACTTTATTATTTATATAATCACTTTTTATTTCTTCTTTTAATTTATCAAAGTTATTATCTTCTGCTTTTACTTCTTTAGTTTTTTGGAAAACAATTATTGTTGCCTTATTAGGTTTTATTATACCAACCTTATTTAATCCTATGTTATATACTGCCTTTCCTACCTCTGGGTTATATATAAAGTTTGGAATTACTCCATCAGCTGTAATACCCTTAGCATCAAAACTTTGAATAACATCTTCATCAATTTTATCATTTAATACTAAAGTACCTGCTTCTATGTCAGCTTTTATCTTATCTAATTTTTCAAGTTTCTCTGTCATAGTTTTTTCTGAAGGATAAGGAAGTATTAAAATATGTTCAACTGCCCATTGTTGATTACTATTGTTTTCTTTTACAAAAACAAGATGATAACCATATTTTGTCTTAATAACTTTATTAATTACTGTATTTGAAGGAACATCTTTAAGAGCTTCCTCAAATTCTGTAACCATAGCTTCTTTTCCAAATACTCCTAAATCTTGATAAATTATATCTTGATTATTTGCTAAACTTTTTGCTTTTTCTGTAAAGTTTTCAGGTGTCAATTCTGATAACAATTTTTCTGCTCTCTCTTTTGCTAATTCTTCATCTTCTTTTCCAGATTTTACACTAATAAATATCATCTTTGCATCTGCTGTTGCAGGGATAATATATCTTGTTTTATTTGCATTATAGAATTTTGTTAAATCATCATCAGTAGGCTTTACTTCATCTCTAACTTTTATAGCTAAACCTAAGTAATAATCTTGGAATTGAGAAAGAGTATCTAAATTTTCATTAACTTTTACTCCCTTTTCTTGAGCAATTTTTGAAATTTTTATCTGTCTACTTATCAATTCTTTAGCTTGTTTTTCTGCCTCGTCTTTTGAAACTTTTTGACCTAGCATAATATTTGCAATAGTCTTTGCTAAATCAAGGTTAGTTATAGTAAATCCTTCTTCCTCATAAGCAGTTTTTTCTAATAAATTTTCATATTCTGGAGCTAAATCTTTTATTTGCATTTCTTTTTTAGCTTTCACTATAGCATCTCTAAATGCTTCTGCTCCTTTTTCTGATTTATATAAATTCACTGCTTCTTCTTTTTGATCAACAGGGATTGAATATAAAGCCATATAAGCATTTATTTCTTCATCAGTAGGATTGATGTTTTTAGCAAATTCTTCTCTTGTTTTTTGTATTAATAAATTTTCTTCAATTTGATTTTTTAAAGAATCTTTTGTAAGCCCACGAACTTGTAACATTCTTCTAAATTGTTCTTTATCTCCCATAGATGATTCAAGTTGTTCATATTGTTTATCAACTTCTGAGCTAGGAACTTTTACTTTTAAATCTTTTGCAATGTGTAATGTTAAATTCTTTTCTATTACATCATTAAAAGCAAGGATATCAACTGTATCTTTATCTACTCCTTCTCCATAAGTTCTTGAAATATCTTGTTTAGCTCTTTCTATATCTATTTTTTGAATGTAATCTTTGTTTAAAAGCATAGCTTCTTGTGCTTTTTTATTAGCTCTACTTGTTCTATAACTTTCATATCCACCATATGCTAAAGACAATATAAAAACAACTGTTAGTATAATAATAAAAGGTTTCATTTGTTTACGAAATTTTCTTATTGACATTTTATATTTTCCCTCACTTTTAATTATATTACTTTGTATCTAAACCATATTTTCTTATTTTTTCGTATAAAGTTGTTCTACCTATACCTAAAATCTTAGAAGTTTCTTGTTTGTTCCATCTAGTTTTTTGTAATGCTATAGCAATTACAACTCTTTCAACTTCTTCTAAGCTATAAATTTCTTGTTCTAGTATTTCTTTTAATGGTCCAACCCCTACAACCGTTTTATTTTCTACAATATCAGATTTTGTTTTAATTTCTAATGGTAATTGCTCTACATCTAAAATCTTATCTTTAGACAATAATGCCATTCTTTCAATTAAATTTTTAAGTTCCATTATATTTCCAGGATAGTAGTATTCCATTAAGAATTTCATAGCTTCTCCTGAAATAACTGGTGTTTCCTTATGTAATATTCTAACTATTTTATTTAAGAAATAGTTAGCAAGTACTGGAATATCTTCTTTTCTTTCTCTTAAAGGTGGAACTTCAATAGTTAATGCAGTTAGTCTATGATATAAATCTTTTCTGAATTTTCCTTTTTCAGTTTCTTGTTTTAAATCTATATCTGTTCCAACTAAAAATCTTACATTAGATTTTCTTACTTTTGTTCCTCCAACTCTTTTGAATTCTCCATATTCAATTGCTTTTAAGAATCTTGATTGAACCTTAATATCCATTTTAGCTATGTCTTCAATGTATATTGTCCCACCATCAATTTCTTCTAGAAGTCCTTTTTTACTTGCATTAGCTCCTAAAAAAGCTCCTCTTTCATATCCAAATAATTCTCTTTCAATAAGTTCTCCTGGATATAATGCACAACTAACTTGAGCATACTTTCCTTTATTTCTATCACTTTTTCTGTGAATTTCTTTAGCTATTATATCCTTACCTGTTCCAGTTTCCCCAACTATTAATACAGGTAAATCACTGTCAGCTATTTTTTCTATAAGATTTCTAACATCTTTTATTTTTGTTGATTGTCCTATAATATCTGTATCTTCTTCTAATATACTTAATTTTTCTTCTAATCTTTTATTTTCTTTAATTAATTCTAAACCATTTAATGAAGGTAAAATAATTGCATCTAAATCTTCAATTTTTATTGGTTTTAACAAATATGCGAAAATTCCATTTTTTTCTAATTCTTTTGTTGTTTCTTTATTTACTTCATCAACTAAAGCAACTGTTATGAAATCTTTTCCTATACTTGTTAATTTTTTCTTTGCTTCACCTACTGAAATTCCTTCTAAAGCATTGTCTAACAATATTAAATCAAAATCACTTTCCCTTACCATATCTATTGCATCTAACAAATTATTGAAGGTAATCACTTCATATTTTTCTGCTAATTCTTTTCTTATTTGTTTTAGTATTTCCTTCTTTTCTGAAATTGCCAATATTGCACTTTTCATCTTTTTCCTCCTTTTCCAAAACAAATCATTTTTTTTATTTATCATCATATTGTATTATAACCGATAATTTGTATTTTTTCAAGAATTTTTAATTAAAAAGTTTCCAAACATCATTGACACTAATCATCAGAATAAAAAACAACAGAAGTATCATACCACCTTTATGTAATTTTTCTTCCCATTTTTTATTAACTTTTATTCCAAAAAGCTCTAAAAGTACAAAAATAATTCTTCCACCATCAAGTTCAGGTATGGGTAATAAATTCAATACACCAATATTTATTGAAAGTACCACACATAAACTTATAATAGATATCCAACCAAATTTTGATACTTCTCCTACAACTTTAAAAATTCCAACTGGTCCACTAATTTCTTTTAAACTAGCTTTCCCTGAAAAAAGTGTAAAGAAACCTTTTACAGTATCTGATAATATTGAATTAAATGAATTCTTTGCAAAATCTAAACTCTCTGTTGTGGATAAATCTACCTTTTTATATTTAGGCGAAATACCTAATACAACTCTATCATTCTCTTCATCTTTTGTTAGTTTTAAAGTTATGTTTTCTTGTTTACCATTTCTTTCTATCAAAGCAGATACTTCCTGTTTATCTTTTAATAGCTTTGTAGTTTCTGAAATATCTGTCCATACATTTATTTTTTTTCCATCTAGTTCTAAAACTTTATCATCTACTTTTAATATTTGTTCATTGGCTCCACCTTTTACTAAACCACCAATAATAGCATTAGTATCATATTCTATTCTACCACTTACTTTTGCTGTTATAAAAAGTAATATAAAAGCCATTAAAAAGTTCATAAAAACTCCTGCAAATAGGACTATAAATCTTTGATAAGCTGGTTTAGAACTAAAACCATTTTCCACTTCACTTCCTATTTCCATTCCTTCTATATTAACATATCCTCCTATTGGAATTGCCCTAAAAGAATATGCTGTTTTATTTGTATCAACTGAGAAAACCTGTGGGCCCATTCCTATTGAAAATTCACTCACAGGCATTTTGAAAAGTTTAGCAGTTAAAAAATGCCCTAATTCATGTACAAATATTATTAAACCCAGCATTACTACTGCAATTAAAAATGCCATTTATCCTCCTAACAATTATAAAAATAGTTCGTTACTAGCTAGATTTCTTAACAGATAAAAATTAAGAATTCGCATCTAAGAAACTCTAAGCAATAAATTGCTAAGTGTTTCTAAGAAATTCGCTAAACTCACTTCGTTCAGACATAGCGAGATTTGTTCGGTTCATTCTATTTAATTTT from Fusobacterium hwasookii encodes the following:
- a CDS encoding peptide ABC transporter substrate-binding protein, yielding MKFLKLFSIFILTCLLFACGEDKIEESEKVEQIFYTVMPKQEYQLNPQSYSGNERALLTQLFEGLTELKTEGVRLVSVVNIEHSDDYKEWTFTLRDDLKWSDGEKINAATYLDSWLDSLENSKSDEIYRMFVIKGAEDYYNKKVDRASVGLKVQDNKLIVSLNTPIKNFDEWVSNLIFYPIRKENRDLNLDKKIVNGAFKVSSFTDDEIILERNENYWDNINTKLKEIKISLVEDGIMAYEMFSRNEIDFFGEPFYSMPFDRLNQVNTLPEKLVFPTSRYWYISIPNENKEKFFENLEIRKLMYAVSDPEFMGKVILENNSPAIFNHPHPSSDALNKAKEDFEKIKENSNFNFSETPYIAYFENNKLLDKKLLLSTVKEWIGQFKIPIRVTSNSDSGITFKIEKYLVGTNNMNDLYYYINYKYGTNIKSDEEFLNNLPVIPLLQEYDTVLSHSSVRGINVSPSGDIYLKYINMQ
- a CDS encoding Nif3-like dinuclear metal center hexameric protein, producing MKARDIINILEKKFPKINAEEWDNVGLLIGDYDKEVKKIQFSLDATLESIEHAISEKVDMLITHHPIIFKSIKDITEQNILGKKIRDLIKNDINVYSIHTNLDSSIEGLNDYVLKKIGISEYKILDFDEEKNCGIGRIFKLDEERNLKNFIEELKLKLKILNLRVISNDLDKKIKKVALINGSAMSYWRKAKKEKVDLFITDDVGYHDALDALESGLNVIDFGHYESEHFFYEILIEEFKENNLEFLVFNMEPVFKFY
- a CDS encoding sigma-70 family RNA polymerase sigma factor: MKLLSLEKYLLKNDINDDEFKKLVIEISEKLELEALPEDRKLTDEEIDYEYIDFLIAETLESLKDDICKCEVECGVPDCCGTRVEKNLKKVYEMALYMLRDGISYEDLTQEGIIGLIKAHELFEDDKDFKLYKDYYIAREMFNYINNYANYRKSAFKDYAENEIHKDSHLKVSLKDRNKEEELKNLEKENKEKHIEEMKYLEKRAETLFDYLNLKYRLSEREIEVLVLYYCLDGHKKKTFSEISEITKIEDDSLDKILKGAMFKLSNVDEKVEL
- the rpoD gene encoding RNA polymerase sigma factor RpoD, yielding MELLRKAGERKSISYEEINESLGDDVSTKEIEQLINGMIEHGIKIVNKKKDDTDEDEFEDEDDEEKEILEEEYTDSEEQDELLEDDIDDKLDDTDDESEDTEESFTDFDDEFNPEYIEDVSEDELSNEKLLNLGNNAKVDEPIKMYLREIGQVPLLTHDEEIEYAKKAYEGDEEASKKLIESNLRLVVSIAKKHTNRGLKLLDLIQEGNIGLMKAVEKFEYTKGYKFSTYATWWIRQAITRAIADQGRTIRIPVHMIETINKIKKESRIYLQETGKDASPEILAERLGMEVDKIKAIQEMNQEPISLETPVGSEEDSELGDFVEDQKTTSPYEATNRAILREELDAVLKTLSPREEKVLRYRYGLDDSSPKTLEEVGKIFNVTRERIRQIEVKALRKLRHPSRKKKLEDFKVD
- the dnaG gene encoding DNA primase, translating into MYFKQEDIDKLLDNLRIEEVVGEFIELKKVGSSYKGLCPFHADTNPSFSVTPEKKICKCFVCGSGGNSINFYSKIKNISYTEAIRELAKKYRINIKEYNNTNPNENYEKFYNIMEETHNFFMDKMFSQDSRGALEYLSNRGLDTDLIKEHQLGYASPKWSELYELLNSKGYSDEDLLALGLVKKSEEGRIYDAFRNRVIFPIFSPSGRIIAFGGRSLEKDDSIPKYINSPDTPIFKKGKNIYGIERAINIKNKNYSILMEGYMDVLSANIFGFDTSIAPLGTALTEEQAQLIKRYSSNILLSFDMDKAGISATERASFILKAQGFNIRVLQFEESKDPDEFLKKNGREAFLKVVENSLEIFDFLYNLYSSEYDLNNIIAKQNFIERFKEFFINIENDLEKEMYLKKLSEKTDISIDVLRKTLVEQNKKHFIRKDYIDEAQEKIEKKEFKQANNLEMAIIKMLLRKPNYYENFFINENLESDIAKKIFKFFNEKIKENLFSDSNTIMKEFKNYVEESKDFSEYDKSNELARIIMDYALSPDKIEEERENIELFKSYLREKLKLRDKTKDDIVKKFEFGKLKKEIEKTKSVEEFIEVYNSFKYLF
- a CDS encoding peptidylprolyl isomerase: MSIRKFRKQMKPFIIILTVVFILSLAYGGYESYRTSRANKKAQEAMLLNKDYIQKIDIERAKQDISRTYGEGVDKDTVDILAFNDVIEKNLTLHIAKDLKVKVPSSEVDKQYEQLESSMGDKEQFRRMLQVRGLTKDSLKNQIEENLLIQKTREEFAKNINPTDEEINAYMALYSIPVDQKEEAVNLYKSEKGAEAFRDAIVKAKKEMQIKDLAPEYENLLEKTAYEEEGFTITNLDLAKTIANIMLGQKVSKDEAEKQAKELISRQIKISKIAQEKGVKVNENLDTLSQFQDYYLGLAIKVRDEVKPTDDDLTKFYNANKTRYIIPATADAKMIFISVKSGKEDEELAKERAEKLLSELTPENFTEKAKSLANNQDIIYQDLGVFGKEAMVTEFEEALKDVPSNTVINKVIKTKYGYHLVFVKENNSNQQWAVEHILILPYPSEKTMTEKLEKLDKIKADIEAGTLVLNDKIDEDVIQSFDAKGITADGVIPNFIYNPEVGKAVYNIGLNKVGIIKPNKATIIVFQKTKEVKAEDNNFDKLKEEIKSDYINNKVAEYMSKLF
- a CDS encoding sigma-54-dependent transcriptional regulator, whose translation is MKSAILAISEKKEILKQIRKELAEKYEVITFNNLLDAIDMVRESDFDLILLDNALEGISVGEAKKKLTSIGKDFITVALVDEVNKETTKELEKNGIFAYLLKPIKIEDLDAIILPSLNGLELIKENKRLEEKLSILEEDTDIIGQSTKIKDVRNLIEKIADSDLPVLIVGETGTGKDIIAKEIHRKSDRNKGKYAQVSCALYPGELIERELFGYERGAFLGANASKKGLLEEIDGGTIYIEDIAKMDIKVQSRFLKAIEYGEFKRVGGTKVRKSNVRFLVGTDIDLKQETEKGKFRKDLYHRLTALTIEVPPLRERKEDIPVLANYFLNKIVRILHKETPVISGEAMKFLMEYYYPGNIMELKNLIERMALLSKDKILDVEQLPLEIKTKSDIVENKTVVGVGPLKEILEQEIYSLEEVERVVIAIALQKTRWNKQETSKILGIGRTTLYEKIRKYGLDTK
- a CDS encoding M50 family metallopeptidase, producing MAFLIAVVMLGLIIFVHELGHFLTAKLFKMPVSEFSIGMGPQVFSVDTNKTAYSFRAIPIGGYVNIEGMEIGSEVENGFSSKPAYQRFIVLFAGVFMNFLMAFILLFITAKVSGRIEYDTNAIIGGLVKGGANEQILKVDDKVLELDGKKINVWTDISETTKLLKDKQEVSALIERNGKQENITLKLTKDEENDRVVLGISPKYKKVDLSTTESLDFAKNSFNSILSDTVKGFFTLFSGKASLKEISGPVGIFKVVGEVSKFGWISIISLCVVLSINIGVLNLLPIPELDGGRIIFVLLELFGIKVNKKWEEKLHKGGMILLLFFILMISVNDVWKLFN